The Mercurialis annua linkage group LG2, ddMerAnnu1.2, whole genome shotgun sequence genome contains a region encoding:
- the LOC126668040 gene encoding putative inactive cadmium/zinc-transporting ATPase HMA3 yields the protein MGDHDEQQKKHQKFEKSYFDVLGLCCTSEVPLIENILKSLDGIKEFSVVVPTRTVIVLHDNLLISQLQIVKALNQARLEANVRVKGDTSYQKKWPSPFVIACGVLLALSLLKYVYHPLRWLALAAAAVGVPPLFLKAIASIRNLRFFDVTILVLIAVIATVAMEDFTEAGFIVFLFTIAQWLESRSSHKAKAIMSSLMSITPQKAVIAESGEEVDADEVKLNTVIAVKAGEIIAIDGIIVDGSCDVDEKTLTGESFPVSKQKDSTVWAGTINLNGYISVKTTALAEDCVVAKMAKLVEEAQNSKTKTQRLIDKCSMYYTPAVIIIAVGIAVIPLALGVHNRRKWFRLALVFLVSACPCALILSTPIATFCALTKAAKCGVLIKGGDYLETLAKIKVMAFDKTGTITRGEFVVAEFQSLCEDVSLDTLVYWVASVESKSSHPMAAALVEYGKSLSMEPNPENVTDFQNFPGEGIFGRIDGKKIYIGNRKIGHRAGCSTIPTLDKNSGKTVGYVYSGATPAGIFSLSDACRTGAAEAVRKLKSMSVKTAMLTGDSQAAAMHAQEQLGHALDIVHAELLPEDKAKIIEEFKKEGRTAMIGDGVNDAPALATADIGISMGISGSALATETGHVILMSNDIRKVPEMINLARKARRKVIENVFLAISTKAAILALAFAGHPLVWAAVLADVGTCLLVIFNSMLLLRGIGEGKSHKHIGKCCKSSSSSAATNTKKCDDHGKSSQTHQHNHKHKHCCSPRKVETATKPNPNPHQHKHCCAPPKVETKSHLNSNPNDSVDLEANINPHEHSCHQDSDHHHCNSSHSNPSSDTKEVAQKIIKDDHHCQSNHSHQVSDHHHCNSIHDTEEVDRKIIKDDHHCHSNHGHQVSDHHHCNSVHSSPSKDTEEVAREIIKDDQHCHSNHIHQISDHHHCNSIHSSPSRDTEEVARKIIKDDHHCHSNQGHVIHIQDDSEVTTVESGINHHKHHDHQSGIHDHHRPHDHQSCINHHRPHDHQDMTCNETTKTTRHTHCKSLETREIGGCCKSYMKECCGKHGQFGGGLQEIIME from the exons ATGGGTGACCATGATGAGCAGCAGAAGAAGCATCAGAAGTTTGAGAAAAGTTATTTTGATGTGTTAGGGCTTTGTTGTACATCAGAAGTTCCATTGATTGAGAATATTTTGAAGTCTCTTGATGGAATCAAAGAGTTTTCAGTTGTTGTTCCCACAAGAACAGTTATTGTTCTGCATGATAATCTCCTCATTTCTCAGCTTCAAATTG TGAAGGCACTAAATCAAGCAAGGCTAGAAGCAAATGTAAGAGTAAAAGGAGATACAAGTTACCAAAAGAAATGGCCGAGCCCGTTCGTTATAGCATGTGGTGTATTACTTGCCTTATCACTGTTGAAGTATGTCTATCATCCTCTCCGTTGGCTCGCTCTTGCCGCCGCCGCCGTTGGCGTACCTCCTCTTTTCTTGAAAGCCATTGCTTCCATCAGAAATCTTAGGTTCTTTGATGTCACCATTCTTGTTCTCATTGCAG TAATTGCGACAGTTGCTATGGAAGATTTTACTGAGGCAGGATTTATTGTCTTTCTCTTTACAATTGCTCAATGGCTCGAGTCTAGATCAAGCCACAAG GCCAAAGCAATAATGTCGTCATTGATGAGCATAACACCTCAAAAAGCAGTGATAGCTGAAAGTGGGGAAGAAGTGGATGCTGATGAGGTGAAATTAAACACAGTAATTGCAGTGAAAGCTGGTGAAATTATAGCTATTGATGGTATTATTGTAGATGGATCTTGTGATGTTGATGAGAAAACTTTAACTGGCGAATCATTTCCTGTTTCGAAACAAAAAGATTCGACTGTTTGGGCGGGCACCATCAACCTTAACG GTTATATTAGTGTTAAAACTACGGCATTGGCTGAAGATTGTGTAGTAGCGAAAATGGCTAAGCTAGTAGAAGAAGCTCAAAACAGCAAGACTAAAACTCAAAGATTAATTGATAAATGTTCCATGTATTACACTCCAG CGGTTATTATTATAGCAGTTGGCATAGCAGTGATTCCCTTGGCATTAGGAGTTCACAACCGTAGAAAATGGTTTCGCTTGGCATTGGTTTTTTTAGTAAGTGCATGCCCATGTGCTCTTATTCTCTCCACACCTATTGCAACCTTCTGCGCTCTCACGAAAGCTGCGAAATGCGGTGTTTTAATCAAAGGCGGAGATTATCTCGAAACTCTCGCCAAGATTAAGGTCATGGCTTTCGACAAGACCGGTACTATCACAAGAGGTGAATTTGTCGTCGCAGAGTTTCAGTCTCTTTGCGAAGATGTTAGCTTAGATACATTGGTATATTG GGTAGCAAGCGTTGAAAGCAAGTCAAGTCATCCAATGGCAGCTGCACTTGTCGAATATGGAAAGAGTTTATCAATGGAGCCGAACCCTGAAAACGTGACGGACTTTCAGAATTTTCCTGGAGAAGGAATTTTCGGTAGAATtgatggaaaaaaaatttatattggaAACAGAAAGATTGGTCACAGAGCTGGATGTTCAACGA tTCCGACACTAGATAAGAATAGCGGAAAGACAGTTGGATATGTGTACTCCGGCGCCACTCCGGCTGGAATTTTCAGTCTCAGTGATGCCTGCAGAACTGGCGCGGCTGAAGCGGTTAGAAAGCTGAAATCAATGAGTGTGAAAACTGCAATGTTGACAGGAGATAGCCAAGCAGCAGCAATGCATGCTCAAGAACAG CTAGGACACGCTCTTGACATAGTCCACGCAGAGCTCCTACCGGAAGACAAGGCCAAAATTATCGAAGAGTTCAAGAAAGAAGGCCGAACAGCAATGATCGGAGATGGCGTAAACGACGCTCCTGCATTAGCTACAGCTGATATTGGAATTTCAATGGGAATTTCAGGTTCAGCTCTGGCAACAGAGACGGGACATGTAATTCTTATGTCGAACGACATTCGAAAAGTGCCAGAAATGATCAATCTTGCAAGAAAAGCTCGCAGGAAAGTAATTGAGAATGTCTTCTTGGCAATTTCTACCAAAGCTGCTATTCTTGCCTTGGCATTTGCTGGTCATCCACTTGTTTGGGCTGCTGTTCTTGCCGATGTTGGAACGTGCTTGCTTGTTATCTTCAATAGCATGCTTCTCCTCCGAGGCATCGGAGAAGGAAAATCCCACAAACATATCGGAAAGTGCTGCAAATCATCATCATCGTCAGCTGCGACAAATACTAAGAAATGCGACGATCATGGAAAATCTTCTCAGACTCACCAGCACAATCACAAGCACAAGCACTGCTGCTCTCCCCGGAAAGTAGAAACAGCAACAAAACCTAACCCTAACCCTCATCAGCATAAGCACTGCTGCGCACCCCCGAAAGTCGAAACAAAGTCACACCTTAACTCTAACCCTAACGATTCTGTTGACCTAGAAGCCAACATTAATCCACACGAACATTCTTGTCATCAAGATTCTGATCATCATCACTGTAATTCTAGTCATTCAAATCCTTCTAGTGATACCAAAGAAGTGGCCCAAAAGATTATCAAGGATGATCATCATTGCCAATCTAATCACAGCCATCAAGTTTCTGATCACCATCACTGTAATTCTATTCATGATACCGAAGAAGTGGACCGAAAGATCATCAAGGATGATCATCATTGCCATTCTAATCACGGCCATCAAGTTTCTGATCATCATCACTGTAATTCTGTTCATTCTAGTCCTTCTAAAGATACCGAGGAAGTGGCCCGAGAGATCATCAAGGACGATCAGCATTGCCATTCTAATCACATCCATCAAATTTCTGATCATCATCACTGTAATTCCATTCATTCAAGTCCTTCTAGAGATACCGAAGAAGTGGCCCGAAAGATCATCAAGGACGATCATCATTGCCATTCTAATCAAGGCCATGTTATTCACATACAAGATGATTCTGAAGTAACTACTGTCGAATCAGGCATCAACCATCATAAGCATCATGATCACCAATCAGGTATTCATGATCATCATAGGCCTCATGATCACCAATCATGTATCAACCATCATAGGCCTCATGATCATCAAGATATGACCTGTAATGAAACAACAAAAACGACGCGGCATACGCATTGCAAGAGCTTGGAGACGAGAGAAATTGGAGGCTGCTGCAAGAGTTATATGAAGGAATGTTGTGGTAAGCATGGACAATTTGGTGGAGGATTACAAGAAATTATCATGGAGTAG
- the LOC126668780 gene encoding uncharacterized protein LOC126668780: protein MMMMVMTRLFQSATRRFRHYSPPLASSIVSGGVGGVASEGPVVADSGEISLGRDPDSPSRKRRRVVDDSPTRESFPGSSSSAPDLVQWVEGQDPASLLNPRVLAEYIRTLAIPDDVTWFCGRPGQELSDLACFHGFSALQSVLVLNDRRQCAEEEVERLSALLATSESERAKLKASLEEHDSLLAQLKAQDAINDRQVKVIEKKTDDLTQEIEELIRINSLVGGERDSLRTEVEGLHIRLLDTKAFYSALISEYRLAIGKKLLEQNPNIDLSGVNGLDPQAIARDLLVKISKDRV, encoded by the exons atgatgatgatggtgatgactcGGCTGTTCCAGTCGGCGACGAGGCGATTCCGTCACTACTCcccccctctagcatcatctatcgtttcggggggagttgggggtgtggcctcagaggggcctgttgttgctgattcgggggagatttctctaggtcgagacccggattctccgtctagaaaAAGACGTCGAGTTGTCGATGATTCTCCTAcgagggagagttttcctggaagctcttcttctgctccagacttggttcaatgggtcgaaggtcaggatcctgccagtttgctgaatccgagagtgctagcggaatatatccggactttggcgattcctgatgatgtcacgtggttctgtggtaggccgggtcaggagctttccgatctggcttgttttcatggtttctct gcccttcaatctgttctggtattgaacgaccgccgacagtgtgccgaggaggaggtcgagcgtctgtctgctcttttggcgacttccgagtctgaaagggcgaaattgaaggcctctttggaagagcatgattcccttctggcgcagctcaaggcgcaggatgcgattaatgatcgccaagtgaaagtgattgagaaaaagaccgatgacttgactcaagagatcgaggagctcattcggatcaattcccttgttggtggggagagggatagTCTTAGAAcggaggttgaaggtcttcacatccgtctgctagatacgaaggctttttactctgctctgataagcgagtatcgccttgcgattgggaagaagcttctggagcagaatcccaatattgatctttctggggttaacgggttggatccccaggccatcgcccgTGATCTCCTCGTCAAGATTTCTAAAGACCGTGTTTAG